GTATCTACGCCGCGGGAGGCTGAACGTCATCAAACGCGCCATAGGGCAGAGACGGACCCCTCCCGTTATTTTGAGGACCGGGCTGGTGCGACTATACTACTGCCGGATGGCAAATCCGGGATCTCCGCTCCGAGAGGCTCGTCTGGCAAAAGGGCGCGGAAACCACGGGGGCCCTGAGACTGAGTGGTCCCTGTCCCACTTCTCTCTGGGTGGCGGCGCTGTAGGCAGCGACTCACAGGCGCAGCGAAAGGCAGCCCTCTGCTGTAAggaggaaaactgaggcctgggaGCAGGAACCTGTAGGCAGCGCTGGAGCGTAGCGGGATAGCAGCTGCAAGCGCGCGTGGGAGGCGGGGGCTCTGGGCGGAACAAAAATCACAGGATGTCAGAGGATGTTTCCTGGGAAGAACTGGGATAAAGGGTGGGTATCACTACCTGCCCCCAAGACACTTGAGATTGGGATGACGCTGGTGTCAAAGATCAAGGCTTCCACGCTGAGTTCAGGAAGTTAGTTTGATGCAGCAGGTCATAGGTCACACCAGTGAGAAGACTCTAGGGGAGTCCCAAACCCAGGAAGTCCAGTCCTTTGGGAGGTTTGAAGCTTCTTTTAGCAAGAACTCCATCAATTAGAGTTCAAGGAGATAGTATGTCGTAGGGGTCAAAGGCAGGCAAGGAGAGCCTCTGGCGATGTCAAAGGTCATAGACTTAGGGTGCCCTCTAAGACTGGTAACAGATGAACAGCTTCACTCATGCACGCGCCTCTCCTGACTAGAAGGGTCCCAGCACCATGGAGGACCCGAACCCTGAAGAGAACATGAAGCAGCAGGATTCACCCAAGGAGAGAAGTCcccagagcccaggaggcaaCATCTGTGAGTACACATGGCTGGCGGGCTAGAGGGTAGGGTGGAGGAGCTGATGCTAAGATCTCTGTGGCACTTCAGTGTCCAAGGCTCCACAGAGTTTTGCCTGTTGAGAAGGGGCTGTAATGGTCCCTGAGCTGCCCTAGCAGGAAGTGCATCTCCACACCAGCTTATGTGGCCAGAGTACTCACCCTCCTCTGGCCATATAAGCAGGATTGCAATGCTTATGCATTCAGGGTGGCTTCCAAGAGAGGCTTGGGTTGGAGATGTGGCTGGGAATGGTTCTATTGGGAGAGAAACCCCAAGATTATGGTCCCAACTCTGCCCTAGACTTTCAGTGTAACttgggccttggtttccttgaCTGTCAAAAGAGGGTGGCACTACCCACCTCACAGGGTGGTTATGGGATTAACTGCAGCAAAGGGGAAAGCTAGGGGTTAATGATGGTAGCCAGTTTGACATGTAATAGCAACACCTCCTGCTCAGTGTTTTATTATGAGCTAGGTGTATTTATTCTCATATTATGAACGATTTTAACATTCATTATCTCATTGAGTCCTTCTAATAATAGGCCCTTTAAACTGGGAACTGAGGTAGAGAGAGGCATTTGTAACAAGAGCTGTAGTCTCTATGCCCTTGAGCCAGAGACTACCAGGAACACAGGTGCAGTTGAACACGTTGGGTTTCTCACTGCAATGAAGAACACACACCATGGGGGAACTGTGGGGTGTCTCACTAAGAATGGTAAAAACAACATAGGATTTGGGTTTGTGGGTGGTGATTTTGGGGAAGGTTCGAGCAAAATTGTTTTGCTCTGGATTGGATGCTACCAGGAAGCAGGGGCAATTCTATGATTGGCTATCGTAATAAATCTTAGCCAGAAGGAGTAAGGAAGGAGGCGAGGCTCAAGCTCTGactgataaagcagcagcagacaTTCACATTAGCCAGGATAGGAGGATGTTTGGTCATTTTTCCGCTTGGACAGCATTCATATTTTGTCTGTGCTCAGACATTATGATGATGTAGTCTTGTCTTGATTCATTCTAGTCACAGCGTGGCCTTGTCTGTCCTTGATATTCtgtgaaaatttatgttcaacaGAACACCAAGGTCTAGCTGTGAGTACCAGGCCAGATCCTGGATGTCAGGCTGGATTTCTCTGTATCATTAGTCATAATTGCAAATGACTGTACAgcaattcatttattccttccaaTGGTCCTATGGAGTAGATACTGTTATTAGcccattttccagataaggaaactggtGTAATTGCCTAGGAAGTGGTGGAGGTGAGATTCAATCCCAAGCAGTCTGGCTCCAAAGGCTGTGCTGTAATCACTATACCCCTCTGTTGGGCAGGCTGACTCTCTGGGTTCCAACCCTGGCTCCACCATTTCCTTTCCTAGCCTCATGACTATGGGCCACTTGCCTAACCTCTTTGAATCTCagtttgctcatccataaaatagaTCCAAGAACAGTTCTCCTGTTTGGTTGTCCAGTATTAGCATAGAACCTAGCACATAGCACATTCAATGTTAATTGTTGATGTGATTCTGGGGTTCAGGAGAGGTCTTGGAGACTCCTGCTGGCCTCCCCTGACCTCTCCCCCACATCCCTCAGGCCACCTGGGGGCCCCGAAGTGCACCCGCTGCCTCATCACCTTCGCAGATTCCAAGTTCCAGGAGCGTCATATGAAGCGGGAGCACCCAGCGGACTTCGTGGCCCAGAAGCTGCAGGGGGTCCTCTTCATCTGCTTCACCTGCGCCcgctccttcccctcctccaaagCCCTGATCACCCACCAGCGCAGCCACGGTCCAGCCGCCAAGCCCACCCCGCCGGTTGCAACCACTACTGCCCAGCCCACCTTCCCTTGTCCTGACTGTGGCAAGACCTTTGGGCAGGCTGCTTCTCTGAGGCGGCACCGCCAGATGCATGAGGTCCGTGCCCCTCCCGGCACCTTCGCCTGCACAGAGTGTGGTCAGGACTTTGCTCAGGAAGCAGGGCTGCATCAACACTACATTCGGCATGCCCGGGGAGAACTCTGAGTGCAGCTTAAGCCTCTCCACGGTGACAGGTGGCTCTGTGGCCGGTAGGACTCACCCATGATACGGGGTGCAGGAACTCTGGGGGCCCTGAAGGATTTGCTTCCCTCCCCTGGGAAGGCAGAGGCCTCTTAATAAAGAGGACCCAGAAGATTCTCATTTAGAGCTTCAGTCTTTGGAGGACACAGGGCCTTCGTGAGACAGTGAAATCAGACAGTAACGAGatcttttgtttaagaaaaaaatgggaagggAGTGCGGGAGAGAAATGGTTTGTGTCTCCCTATTCCCAGTTAAATACCTAGCTGCAGATTGTGCCATCACCCTTCATTCTTCCCAGATGGATACCATGGGCTATGGGAGCAAATTGCCCTGGACCTTTGCCTGAATGAGGGCAGGGAAGGTGAGGTGTTGCTGGCCTGTAATGCCACCAGATGAGTTCCAGATGTGGAGCAACTTGGGCTTTTGGGGATGGGGCAGCAAAGTTGGGAGCTGGACCCCAATTGAGTGGGGGTGGCAATTGGAGTCCTTGTGTCTCTTTCCCACCCCCTGCCATCCTCACTCAGAGGGGCCATGGCACTAGATGGCACTAGTCCCCCGATAATTTATGTCTcgtttaaataattttgtatatcATTCtagtcatgaaatatttttttcatatgtgtagGTGAAATGGTATGAATAAGCTAACAGGAATAGtatctaaaaacagaaaacattcatATTAAAATGTCTAAACAGGGAGCTCTGGCTTTTGAGTGGGAATTTCCAGAGAACATAAGGGTGTGGGCAGGTGGGGAGCTCAGGCCAGAGTTGGCCTCGCTTTGTGGGGAAACTGGTTTGGAATCAAACAGAGATACCTTCTGTTTCGGGTTTTATTTGGCCAACACTGGGAGATTTCCCATTAAGATCCTATTTTCAGCCCTCTTGAAAGGCCCAACCTAGGCTGACATTGTCAGCAGGGGCAGGACAGAAGCTACAACAGGCTGGAGGGAGCAGTGGATGTCACCCTCAACTGGAGATGAGTCCCACCAGGCCAGTTTTACCCCCTTAGTTACCTGCCCTGCACCTGCAGACAACGGTCGATGCCTTGCATATAATACTTATAGACTGTTTATGTTGAGGGATGTTTTTAAAGCCCACAGGTGAGGTGGATGTGGTAGACTGATCACTGTCTCTGTTTTTAGCTAGGCACATGGTAGCTGAAAGGACTGCATTTCCCAGATTCCTTTGCAGCTAGATGTGGCCTTGTGACTGATTTCTGGCTAAATTCCTGGGTAGAATTGTCAAGCTTAAGAAAGggacggctgggcacagtggctcacgcctgtaatcccagcactttgtgaggctgaggctggtggatcacctgaggtcaggagtttgagactagcctggccaacatggtgaaaccctgtctctactaaaaatacaaaaattagccgggtgtggtggcatacgcctgtaatcccagctacttgggaggctgaggcaggagaattgcttgaacctgggagacaggttgcagt
This portion of the Pongo abelii isolate AG06213 chromosome 20, NHGRI_mPonAbe1-v2.0_pri, whole genome shotgun sequence genome encodes:
- the ZNF576 gene encoding zinc finger protein 576; translated protein: MEDPNPEENMKQQDSPKERSPQSPGGNICHLGAPKCTRCLITFADSKFQERHMKREHPADFVAQKLQGVLFICFTCARSFPSSKALITHQRSHGPAAKPTPPVATTTAQPTFPCPDCGKTFGQAASLRRHRQMHEVRAPPGTFACTECGQDFAQEAGLHQHYIRHARGEL